In Mytilus edulis chromosome 7, xbMytEdul2.2, whole genome shotgun sequence, a single genomic region encodes these proteins:
- the LOC139481593 gene encoding NAD-dependent protein deacylase sirtuin-5, mitochondrial-like — MDKNMAIKNWDSLDNWQKFDMFGLMLGITPTATSPPSTSISKFREDFAKAKHIVIVTGAGVSAESGVPTFRGPGGYWRNKKVQELATVEHFEKNPSLTWQFYHHRREGMVTKLPNKAHIAIAECEKRLKSQGRRVVVITQNIDELHKRAGSENILEMHGSLFKIRCTKCQDVTANTDSPICPALAGKGAPDFEADEDNIPLDELPRCKKAGCGGLMRPHVVWFGEAIDPSILSKAEEELEKCDLCLLIGTSSVVKPVALFGPRLSILGIPVAEFNTEETPVTKSLGYHFQGPACTLIPEALAKHESEPER, encoded by the exons ATGGATAAGAATATGGCAATCAAAAATTGGGACAGCCTAGATAACTGGCAAAAATTTGATATGTTTGGGTTAATGCTTGGAATAACACCTACT GCCACTTCTCCTCCAAGTACCAGTATTTCTAAGTTCAGAGAGGACTTTGCCAAGGCCAAACACATAGTGATTGTAACAGGAGCAGGAGTGAGTGCAGAGAGTGGTGTTCCTACATTTAGGGGGCCTGGTGGTTATTGGAGGAATAAGAAAGTACAG GAATTAGCTACAGTTGAGCATTTTGAGAAGAACCCATCTCTAACTTGGCAGTTTTACCATCATAGAAGGGAAGGCATGGTCACTAAACTTCCAAACAAG GCTCATATTGCAATAGCTGAATGTGAAAAGAGGCTGAAATCACAAGGAAGAAGAGTCGTAGTAATCACACAGAATATAGACGAACTTCACAAAAGAGCAGGGTCAGAAAATATTCTGGAGATGCAtg gTAGTTTATTTAAGATAAGGTGTACCAAATGTCAGGATGTAACAGCAAACACAGACAGTCCAATATGTCCTGCATTGGCTGGCAAAGG AGCACCAGATTTTGAAGCAGATGAAGACAATATACCACTAGATGAATTACCCAG ATGTAAGAAGGCAGGTTGTGGAGGCCTTATGAGACCACATGTTGTTTGGTTTGGTGAAGCTATAGATCCGTCTATTTTATCAAAAGCAGAAGAGGAACTGGAAAAGTGTGATCTGTGTCTTCTA ATAGGAACGTCATCTGTTGTAAAACCGGTTGCCTTGTTTGGACCTCGATTATCTATCCTTGGTATCCCAGTAGCAGAGTTTAACACTGAAGAAACTCCAGTAACAAAATCATTAGG ataCCACTTTCAAGGACCAGCTTGCACACTTATACCAGAAGCTCTTGCCAAACATGAATCTGAACCAGAGAGATAA
- the LOC139481586 gene encoding NAD-dependent protein deacylase sirtuin-5, mitochondrial-like isoform X1 yields MIRLLISRSLFNSPVITSSIIKMTAKDMKAPSSSMPQFREDFAKAKHIVVLTGAGVSAESGVPTFRGAGGYWRKWQAQQLATPEAFEDNPSLVWEFYHYRREVMGTKDPNKAHIAISECEKRLKSQGRRVVVITQNIDELHKRAGSENILELHGSLFKTRCTKCEEVIENRLSPICPALADKGEPDPKAKDAKIPVDQLPKCKKAGCGGLLRPHVVWFGESLDPAVMDSAENELDHCDLCLVVGTSSVVYPAAMFAPKVASRGVPVAEFNPEKTDVTNSLGYHFHGPAGSFLPEALARHPSEPE; encoded by the exons GATATGAAAGCTCCCAGTTCTAGTATGCCCCAATTCAGGGAAGACTTTGCCAAAGCTAAACATATCGTGGTTTTAACAGGAGCTGGAGTCAGTGCTGAAAGTGGTGTGCCTACGTTTAGAGGAGCTGGTGGATACTGGAGGAAATGGCAAGCACAg CAATTAGCAACACCAGAGGCATTTGAAGACAATCCATCATTAGTGTGGGAATTTTACCACTATAGGAGAGAAGTCATGGGTACAAAAGATCCAAACAAG GCTCATATTGCAATATCTGAATGTGAAAAGAGGCTGAAATCACAAGGAAGAAGAGTTGTAGTAATCACACAGAATATTGACGAACTTCACAAGAGAGCTGGGTCGGAAAATATTCTTGAATTACATG GTAGTTTATTTAAGACCAGATGTACTAAATGTGAAGAAGTTATAGAAAACAGACTCAGTCCTATCTGTCCTGCATTGGCTGATAAAGG AGAACCAGACCCCAAGGCAAAAGATGCCAAAATTCCAGTGGACCAATTACCAAA gTGTAAAAAAGCTGGTTGTGGAGGACTTTTGAGGCCCCATGTTGTATGGTTTGGTGAAAGTTTAGACCCAGCAGTAATGGATTCAGCTGAGAATGAGCTAGACCATTGTGATCTGTGTCTAGTG GTTGGAACCTCTTCTGTTGTGTATCCAGCAGCAATGTTTGCACCCAAGGTAGCTTCTCGAGGAGTACCAGTAGCCGAGTTTAATCCAGAAAAAACTGATGTCACAAATTCATTAGG ATATCATTTCCATGGACCGGCCGGCTCATTTCTTCCAGAAGCATTAGCTAGACACCCATCAGAACCTGAATAA
- the LOC139481586 gene encoding NAD-dependent protein deacylase sirtuin-5, mitochondrial-like isoform X2 — MSGVVIHTPSDMKAPSSSMPQFREDFAKAKHIVVLTGAGVSAESGVPTFRGAGGYWRKWQAQQLATPEAFEDNPSLVWEFYHYRREVMGTKDPNKAHIAISECEKRLKSQGRRVVVITQNIDELHKRAGSENILELHGSLFKTRCTKCEEVIENRLSPICPALADKGEPDPKAKDAKIPVDQLPKCKKAGCGGLLRPHVVWFGESLDPAVMDSAENELDHCDLCLVVGTSSVVYPAAMFAPKVASRGVPVAEFNPEKTDVTNSLGYHFHGPAGSFLPEALARHPSEPE; from the exons ATGTCAGGAGTTGTTATTCACACACCCTCT GATATGAAAGCTCCCAGTTCTAGTATGCCCCAATTCAGGGAAGACTTTGCCAAAGCTAAACATATCGTGGTTTTAACAGGAGCTGGAGTCAGTGCTGAAAGTGGTGTGCCTACGTTTAGAGGAGCTGGTGGATACTGGAGGAAATGGCAAGCACAg CAATTAGCAACACCAGAGGCATTTGAAGACAATCCATCATTAGTGTGGGAATTTTACCACTATAGGAGAGAAGTCATGGGTACAAAAGATCCAAACAAG GCTCATATTGCAATATCTGAATGTGAAAAGAGGCTGAAATCACAAGGAAGAAGAGTTGTAGTAATCACACAGAATATTGACGAACTTCACAAGAGAGCTGGGTCGGAAAATATTCTTGAATTACATG GTAGTTTATTTAAGACCAGATGTACTAAATGTGAAGAAGTTATAGAAAACAGACTCAGTCCTATCTGTCCTGCATTGGCTGATAAAGG AGAACCAGACCCCAAGGCAAAAGATGCCAAAATTCCAGTGGACCAATTACCAAA gTGTAAAAAAGCTGGTTGTGGAGGACTTTTGAGGCCCCATGTTGTATGGTTTGGTGAAAGTTTAGACCCAGCAGTAATGGATTCAGCTGAGAATGAGCTAGACCATTGTGATCTGTGTCTAGTG GTTGGAACCTCTTCTGTTGTGTATCCAGCAGCAATGTTTGCACCCAAGGTAGCTTCTCGAGGAGTACCAGTAGCCGAGTTTAATCCAGAAAAAACTGATGTCACAAATTCATTAGG ATATCATTTCCATGGACCGGCCGGCTCATTTCTTCCAGAAGCATTAGCTAGACACCCATCAGAACCTGAATAA